The Mycetohabitans endofungorum genome contains a region encoding:
- a CDS encoding DUF2945 domain-containing protein, whose translation MATLSKGDKVQWQTSRGRTDGVVTRKVTGTAKAGRHVVKASARDPQYEVKSARTGKTAIHKADALKKVS comes from the coding sequence ATGGCTACTTTATCCAAAGGCGACAAAGTCCAATGGCAAACTTCGCGGGGACGCACGGATGGCGTCGTCACCCGTAAGGTGACCGGTACCGCTAAGGCGGGCCGCCACGTTGTCAAGGCGTCTGCCCGCGACCCTCAGTACGAAGTCAAAAGCGCACGTACCGGCAAAACTGCAATCCACAAAGCGGATGCGCTGAAGAAGGTGAGCTAG
- a CDS encoding putative DNA modification/repair radical SAM protein yields MELLKKLEILADAAKYDASCASSGAPERDARARAGLGANVGAGICHSYTPDGRCVSLLKILLTNFCQYDCQYCVNRRSSNVPRARFLPQEVVNLTMDFYRRNYIDGLFLSSGVIRSADYTMEQLVHVARSLREEHQFRGYIHLKTIPDADPRLISEAGRYADRLSVNIELPTDRGLQRLAPEKNASTIKRAMGTIRLAREQAQSEKHASLNAPAGQSTQMIVGADDADDRTILRTAQTLYGAYQLKRVYYSAFSPIPDSPSALPSQAPPLLREHRLYQADFLLRGYGFRAEELFQNDGDLPLDINPKLAWALAHRESFPVDLNRAPSWLIARVPGIGVRNAKRLAQLRRVRAIRYHDLIHLRCVMDQVKSFIVAQDYRPARVDMPSEQLRHALSRAPVQLALL; encoded by the coding sequence ATGGAATTGCTGAAGAAGCTCGAAATTTTGGCAGATGCGGCGAAATACGACGCATCATGTGCCAGCAGCGGCGCGCCTGAACGAGATGCGCGAGCGCGTGCCGGGCTTGGTGCGAACGTGGGCGCCGGAATTTGTCATAGCTATACGCCAGATGGCCGGTGTGTGTCGTTGCTAAAGATCTTGCTGACCAATTTTTGCCAGTACGATTGCCAGTATTGCGTGAACCGGCGCTCCAGCAATGTCCCGCGCGCGCGTTTTTTGCCGCAAGAGGTCGTCAATCTGACAATGGACTTCTACCGGCGCAATTATATCGACGGCCTATTCCTCAGTTCCGGCGTGATCCGCAGCGCCGACTACACGATGGAGCAGTTGGTCCACGTGGCACGGTCACTGCGTGAAGAGCACCAATTTCGCGGTTATATCCATTTGAAGACGATCCCGGACGCCGATCCGCGGCTCATCTCAGAGGCCGGCCGATATGCCGACCGGCTTAGCGTGAACATCGAACTGCCGACCGACCGCGGCCTGCAACGGCTGGCGCCCGAGAAAAACGCGTCAACGATCAAGCGTGCCATGGGAACCATCCGTCTGGCTCGGGAACAAGCGCAAAGCGAGAAGCATGCGTCACTGAACGCGCCGGCCGGGCAAAGCACACAAATGATCGTGGGCGCTGATGATGCCGATGACCGCACCATTTTACGCACCGCGCAAACGCTGTACGGTGCATACCAATTGAAGCGCGTGTATTACTCCGCTTTCAGCCCGATCCCGGATAGCCCGTCCGCGCTCCCTTCGCAAGCTCCGCCGCTTCTACGCGAGCATCGGCTGTATCAGGCGGACTTCCTGTTACGCGGTTATGGTTTTCGTGCCGAAGAACTGTTTCAAAACGACGGCGACCTGCCGCTGGATATCAACCCTAAGCTGGCATGGGCGTTGGCACACCGTGAATCGTTTCCGGTCGATTTGAATCGCGCGCCATCATGGCTAATCGCACGCGTACCGGGCATCGGTGTACGCAATGCAAAGCGGCTGGCGCAGCTGCGTCGCGTGCGCGCTATCCGCTATCACGATTTGATTCACCTGCGTTGCGTGATGGATCAGGTCAAATCGTTTATTGTGGCGCAAGACTACAGGCCCGCACGAGTCGATATGCCATCGGAACAGCTGCGGCATGCACTGTCGCGCGCCCCCGTCCAATTGGCGTTGTTATGA
- a CDS encoding ATP-binding protein, translating to MPDVSMIGANEVAPRLVAELSLRSDEEIVRLRQVVRDQAIARGFSLIDQTKFVTAASELARNTLQHGGGGTAQLHVVVNGARVGLRLTFTDAGPGIADVDQALGDGFSTGTGLGLGLGGSRRLCDEFTIESQLGNGTKVIITKWKTR from the coding sequence ATGCCAGACGTATCGATGATCGGCGCCAACGAGGTGGCACCGCGGCTGGTAGCCGAATTAAGCCTGCGCTCGGACGAGGAAATCGTCCGGCTGCGGCAGGTGGTGCGCGATCAGGCCATCGCGCGCGGTTTCTCGTTGATCGACCAGACCAAGTTCGTGACCGCAGCCAGTGAACTGGCCCGTAACACGCTACAGCATGGCGGCGGCGGTACGGCTCAGCTGCACGTGGTGGTCAATGGCGCACGTGTCGGCCTGCGTTTGACGTTCACCGACGCCGGTCCCGGTATCGCGGACGTCGATCAGGCGCTGGGGGATGGCTTCAGTACCGGGACCGGGCTCGGTCTGGGGCTGGGGGGCTCGCGCCGCCTATGTGACGAATTCACGATCGAATCGCAGCTCGGGAACGGTACGAAGGTGATCATCACAAAATGGAAAACACGCTAG
- a CDS encoding sensor histidine kinase, whose product MTMRLLQIRLECEQDAIVARRRARELAAALGVSPLDQARIASAVLEIACNALEYAGGGEVTFVIDDTTHPHALRIEVRDWGPGIRDLQAVLEDGGEQADMRTGVAGARRLIGHFSIQSRDGDGTLVTMADSLPADRAAVSVDAVSRLAHELAPAVAQTEAFDELRQLNRELVSTLAEFRQRQEDLLRLTQELEATNRGVVALYGELDERAEELRRADAMKTRFLSNMSHELRTPLSSIRALAKLLLNRLDGDLTGEQERQVTLILSAAEHLAEMVDDLLDLAKIEAGKTDVVPVWFDAAGLFAALRAMLAPLLNTPHVQLEFASVAGLPKLYTDEPKLTQILRNFVSNALKYTEHGRIEVGARMEPDGTRVTFFVSDTGIGIAPEHHQIIFEEFSQVQNRLQQRTKGTGLGLPLCRKLAMLLGGDVRVCSELGAGSTFYVTVPVCLVQAGEAPHATAGTIHMRGCSGGQAA is encoded by the coding sequence ATGACGATGCGTTTGCTACAGATCCGGCTCGAGTGTGAGCAAGATGCCATCGTCGCACGCCGACGCGCACGCGAACTGGCGGCGGCGCTGGGCGTGTCGCCATTGGATCAGGCTCGCATAGCAAGCGCAGTCCTGGAGATCGCCTGCAATGCACTCGAGTATGCCGGCGGTGGGGAAGTCACGTTTGTCATCGACGATACGACGCATCCGCACGCGCTGAGAATTGAGGTGCGCGACTGGGGGCCGGGCATCCGCGACCTGCAAGCCGTGCTGGAAGACGGCGGCGAGCAGGCGGACATGCGCACTGGCGTTGCCGGTGCGCGACGCCTGATCGGCCATTTTTCGATTCAGTCGCGCGACGGCGACGGCACACTCGTGACCATGGCCGATTCGCTGCCCGCTGATCGCGCTGCCGTATCCGTCGATGCCGTGAGCCGGCTCGCGCACGAGCTTGCCCCAGCGGTTGCGCAAACCGAGGCCTTTGATGAACTGCGACAACTGAACCGCGAGCTGGTGTCCACGCTTGCCGAGTTTCGGCAACGCCAGGAGGACCTGCTGCGCTTAACTCAGGAGTTGGAAGCGACCAACCGCGGCGTTGTCGCGCTTTATGGGGAACTGGACGAGCGGGCAGAGGAACTGCGCCGTGCAGACGCGATGAAAACACGGTTTTTGTCGAACATGAGCCATGAGCTTCGCACGCCGCTCAGTTCAATTCGAGCGTTGGCGAAGTTGCTGCTGAACCGGCTTGATGGCGACTTGACGGGCGAACAGGAGCGACAAGTCACCTTGATCCTCAGTGCGGCGGAGCATCTTGCCGAGATGGTCGACGATTTGCTCGATCTAGCCAAGATTGAAGCTGGCAAGACCGATGTCGTACCCGTATGGTTCGACGCCGCTGGCCTGTTTGCGGCGCTTCGCGCGATGTTGGCGCCGCTGCTCAATACACCACACGTGCAGCTCGAATTTGCATCGGTGGCGGGCTTGCCCAAGCTGTATACCGATGAGCCTAAACTCACGCAAATCCTGCGGAATTTTGTATCGAACGCGCTCAAATATACGGAGCATGGCCGCATCGAGGTCGGCGCGCGAATGGAGCCGGACGGCACCCGCGTTACGTTCTTCGTTTCAGATACCGGCATTGGTATTGCGCCGGAGCATCACCAGATCATCTTTGAAGAGTTTAGCCAGGTGCAGAATCGTCTCCAACAACGTACAAAGGGAACGGGGCTCGGTTTGCCGCTGTGTCGTAAGCTGGCCATGCTGCTGGGTGGCGACGTTCGCGTATGCAGCGAACTGGGGGCGGGCTCCACGTTTTACGTCACCGTGCCAGTATGTCTGGTACAAGCCGGGGAAGCGCCGCATGCGACGGCCGGGACGATACACATGCGTGGATGCAGCGGAGGGCAGGCAGCATGA
- a CDS encoding STAS domain-containing protein, whose translation MNTASGAGLADILRQHRAVLLSEWIDQHLPVALRRGLATEAEARDQFRGFLDVFLDTLECTSSLDASDAQWEPVRAFLAEMSGHCAKLGFTPVETATFVFSLKRPLYARLSAQFADNPAMLADTGWAVNELLDALGLYTTEIYQRSREAIISRQQEELLELSTPVVQLWHGILALPLIGTLDSGRTQVVMESLLQKIVETGASLAIIDITGVPTVDTLVAQHLLKTVAAARLMGADCIISGIRPQIAQTIVHLGVDLTNVTTKSTLADAFVVALQRTDATVIPGRPAA comes from the coding sequence ATGAATACTGCCAGCGGAGCGGGCCTCGCTGACATACTTCGTCAACATCGCGCTGTGCTGTTATCCGAATGGATCGATCAGCATTTGCCGGTTGCATTGCGTCGAGGGTTGGCCACGGAAGCCGAGGCTCGGGATCAATTCCGTGGATTTCTCGATGTGTTTCTCGATACGCTTGAGTGCACGTCGTCGTTGGACGCAAGCGATGCACAGTGGGAGCCGGTGCGTGCATTCCTTGCCGAAATGTCCGGGCACTGCGCTAAGCTTGGGTTCACGCCGGTCGAGACGGCGACTTTTGTGTTCTCGTTGAAGCGGCCGCTGTACGCGCGACTGAGCGCCCAATTCGCTGACAATCCCGCCATGCTCGCCGATACCGGGTGGGCAGTGAACGAATTGCTTGACGCGTTGGGTCTTTATACGACTGAAATCTATCAGCGCAGCCGCGAGGCGATTATCTCTCGGCAGCAGGAGGAACTGCTGGAGTTGTCGACTCCCGTCGTGCAATTGTGGCATGGAATTCTGGCGTTGCCATTGATCGGTACGCTCGACTCCGGTCGCACCCAAGTGGTAATGGAAAGCTTGCTGCAGAAAATTGTTGAAACCGGCGCGAGCCTAGCAATCATCGACATCACGGGCGTGCCAACCGTCGATACGCTGGTGGCTCAGCATCTGCTCAAGACCGTGGCGGCAGCGCGATTGATGGGCGCGGATTGCATTATCAGCGGCATCCGTCCGCAGATTGCACAGACGATTGTCCATCTTGGCGTCGACTTGACCAATGTGACGACCAAATCAACGCTCGCGGATGCTTTTGTGGTGGCGTTGCAGCGCACCGATGCGACGGTGATACCGGGTCGTCCCGCCGCGTAA
- a CDS encoding ribbon-helix-helix protein, CopG family has product MSRILVDLPDSQVEALAVIVEAEHRPRAAIIRDAIEAYISQRKRTLGADVFGLWKSKKVDGLTYQQELRSEW; this is encoded by the coding sequence ATGAGTCGTATCCTCGTTGACTTACCGGATTCGCAGGTCGAGGCGTTGGCGGTTATCGTGGAGGCCGAGCATCGTCCACGCGCTGCCATCATTCGTGACGCGATCGAGGCGTATATCTCCCAGCGCAAGCGCACACTCGGGGCAGACGTCTTCGGATTGTGGAAGAGCAAGAAGGTCGACGGTCTTACTTACCAGCAGGAGCTTCGCTCCGAATGGTAA
- a CDS encoding response regulator has protein sequence MSTAATLIVNVDDNEGARYVKSRILSHAGFAVIDASTGYDALQVVREREPALVLLDVRLPDISGIEVCKLIKQDAATSSTLVLQTSAAAVQSHDKILALDGGADSYLTEPVDAAELVANVRALLRLHAAEKALREADRRKNRFLATLAHELRNPLAPLRNAIELLDPKYGATEAMRADARLIASRQLAHLGRLVDDLLDVSRISYGKIVLQIAALDLKAVVETAVETSKPLLDSKGHTLSVTVPTTACPVVGDSIRIAQIIGNLLSNAAKYTPDGGRIELRLEIGDTDVAVCVQDNGIGISSEELPSVFDPFMQSSKSMEQAGGGLGIGLALVRELAELHGGSATAYSDGPGRGSRFVIRLPLADVAQRERADKASREPTACAAANQRRVLIADDNTDAAMSLQVLLELSGHIVRVAHDGVSAIEMAQTFEPQVAILDIGLPHANGYQVAKALRAQPRTARALLIALTGYGQQSDKRAASDAGFNLHLVKPARLDELLREIERAEVT, from the coding sequence ATGAGCACTGCAGCGACACTGATCGTCAATGTCGATGACAATGAGGGTGCCCGCTATGTGAAGTCGCGCATCCTGAGCCATGCGGGGTTTGCGGTGATCGACGCGTCGACCGGATATGACGCGTTGCAGGTTGTGCGTGAGCGCGAGCCGGCGCTTGTGTTGCTCGATGTGAGACTACCGGACATCAGCGGCATCGAGGTGTGCAAACTGATCAAGCAGGACGCGGCAACGAGTTCGACGCTTGTGCTACAAACGTCAGCGGCTGCTGTGCAATCGCACGACAAGATTCTCGCGCTAGACGGCGGTGCGGACAGCTACTTGACCGAACCGGTCGATGCAGCCGAGCTGGTCGCCAACGTGCGGGCATTGCTGCGGCTGCATGCGGCCGAGAAAGCGCTGCGGGAGGCGGATCGGCGTAAGAACCGGTTCCTCGCGACGCTTGCACACGAATTACGCAATCCTCTCGCACCGCTTCGCAATGCAATTGAATTGCTCGATCCCAAGTACGGAGCAACCGAGGCAATGCGCGCGGACGCCCGACTTATCGCCAGTCGCCAGCTGGCGCATTTGGGGCGGCTGGTCGACGATTTGCTGGACGTGTCCCGCATTTCGTACGGAAAGATCGTGCTGCAAATCGCTGCGCTGGACTTGAAGGCAGTCGTCGAGACGGCGGTCGAAACGAGTAAGCCGTTGCTCGACAGCAAGGGACACACGTTGTCGGTGACCGTGCCAACTACAGCGTGCCCGGTCGTCGGTGACAGCATCCGCATCGCACAAATCATCGGCAACCTGCTGTCGAACGCGGCAAAGTATACGCCCGATGGCGGCCGGATCGAGCTTCGGCTTGAGATTGGCGACACCGATGTTGCCGTTTGTGTGCAGGACAACGGCATCGGCATATCGTCGGAAGAACTACCGTCTGTGTTCGACCCGTTTATGCAGTCGAGCAAATCGATGGAACAGGCTGGCGGGGGCCTGGGCATCGGACTAGCGTTGGTGCGCGAGCTTGCGGAGTTGCACGGCGGATCGGCGACTGCGTATTCGGACGGGCCCGGACGGGGCTCTAGATTCGTAATTCGATTGCCGCTGGCCGACGTGGCGCAGCGTGAGCGCGCCGACAAGGCGTCGCGTGAGCCCACCGCTTGCGCTGCTGCAAACCAACGACGGGTGCTGATCGCCGACGACAATACCGATGCGGCGATGTCTTTGCAGGTGTTGCTGGAGTTGTCAGGCCATATTGTGCGTGTCGCGCACGACGGCGTGTCGGCAATCGAAATGGCGCAAACGTTCGAACCCCAAGTGGCGATACTGGATATTGGGTTGCCGCATGCAAACGGCTACCAGGTGGCCAAAGCGCTGCGTGCGCAACCACGGACCGCACGCGCGCTGCTGATCGCATTGACTGGTTATGGGCAGCAGAGCGACAAGCGGGCCGCATCCGATGCCGGGTTCAATCTGCATTTGGTCAAGCCGGCTCGGCTGGATGAACTGTTGCGGGAGATCGAACGCGCAGAGGTGACGTGA
- a CDS encoding ATP-binding SpoIIE family protein phosphatase, whose protein sequence is MENTLGAALPSGGAHCSLEIADASAVAFARRTSAEAARKAGFGEVDAGRLAIVTTEAATNILKHARHGEVLMRPLDGAVELIAMDRGPGMHDVRAALTDGHSTAGTAGTGLGAIRRLADQFALYSQPGAGTVVRALLYETRKRLAHATLSGPQLGGICVPCPGQQVCGDAWYAQSDPRGMTLALADGLGHGADAHIAAYGIVDVVQRGAGISPARLMAQADAALRGTRGAAIALVRLDWVKACMTFCGTGNISAVAHGTGHPRSNAGDRAGAPRDRYQLISRNGIVGHTMRGAQEFEMAWNADAMLVLHSDGVGTRWDLSDYPGLARQPAAIIAAVLYRDFSRRRDDATVVVVKARTGAQLSHDDAFATDPARV, encoded by the coding sequence ATGGAAAACACGCTAGGTGCGGCGTTGCCGAGCGGTGGCGCTCACTGTTCGCTGGAGATCGCGGATGCGAGCGCAGTCGCATTTGCGCGCCGCACATCCGCTGAAGCGGCGCGTAAGGCCGGCTTCGGAGAGGTGGATGCCGGCCGCTTGGCGATCGTGACCACCGAGGCTGCGACGAACATCTTGAAACACGCACGGCACGGCGAAGTGCTGATGCGGCCACTAGACGGGGCGGTCGAGTTAATTGCGATGGACCGTGGCCCAGGAATGCACGACGTGCGTGCCGCACTTACTGATGGTCATTCCACGGCTGGCACGGCCGGCACTGGCCTGGGTGCGATCCGTCGGCTTGCTGATCAATTCGCTTTATACTCGCAACCGGGCGCGGGTACGGTGGTGCGAGCGTTGCTGTACGAGACCCGCAAGCGACTTGCACATGCCACGCTGTCTGGGCCGCAGCTCGGCGGCATTTGCGTACCCTGTCCCGGACAACAGGTGTGTGGCGACGCCTGGTATGCACAATCCGATCCGCGCGGCATGACGCTCGCGTTGGCCGATGGCCTAGGGCATGGCGCTGACGCGCACATAGCGGCGTACGGGATCGTGGACGTGGTGCAGCGCGGCGCCGGTATTTCGCCGGCCAGGCTGATGGCGCAGGCCGACGCGGCGCTGCGAGGTACACGTGGTGCCGCAATCGCACTCGTACGCCTGGATTGGGTGAAGGCGTGCATGACATTTTGCGGCACGGGAAACATCTCGGCGGTTGCGCACGGCACTGGGCATCCTCGGAGCAATGCCGGCGACCGTGCTGGTGCGCCGCGCGACCGTTACCAATTGATATCGCGCAACGGCATCGTTGGGCATACGATGCGTGGCGCGCAGGAGTTCGAAATGGCGTGGAACGCCGACGCAATGCTCGTATTGCATTCGGACGGCGTGGGGACGCGGTGGGATTTGTCCGATTATCCGGGACTCGCCCGGCAACCGGCAGCGATCATTGCCGCGGTGCTTTATCGTGATTTTTCGCGTCGGCGCGACGACGCGACGGTCGTGGTCGTGAAGGCCCGAACGGGAGCCCAGTTGAGTCATGACGATGCGTTTGCTACAGATCCGGCTCGAGTGTGA
- a CDS encoding DUF1289 domain-containing protein, whose translation MSSPLHSQPDSPCIGVCSTLFDEVCKGCGRTAAEVSNWVLMTDDEKRAVWERITRDGTAMRFTHAPD comes from the coding sequence ATGAGTTCCCCCCTTCACTCGCAGCCGGACAGCCCTTGCATCGGCGTATGCTCCACCTTGTTTGACGAAGTCTGCAAAGGCTGTGGTCGGACAGCGGCGGAGGTATCGAACTGGGTATTGATGACCGACGATGAAAAACGCGCGGTCTGGGAGCGCATCACGCGCGATGGAACTGCGATGCGTTTCACGCACGCCCCCGATTGA
- a CDS encoding type II toxin-antitoxin system VapC family toxin, with protein sequence MVKALFDTNILIDYLSGISAARKELERYEYRAISTITWMEILVGAATEEESVIRAWLGSFDVVALDNAIANRAVEIRKTKRVRLPDAIVWATAQVHSLLLVSRNTKDFPADEPGVRVPYKI encoded by the coding sequence ATGGTAAAGGCACTCTTCGACACGAACATCCTGATCGACTATCTAAGCGGGATCAGCGCTGCAAGGAAGGAGCTGGAGCGCTATGAATATCGTGCGATCAGCACGATTACCTGGATGGAGATTCTTGTTGGTGCCGCCACAGAGGAAGAATCCGTAATTCGAGCATGGCTCGGCTCATTCGATGTAGTCGCCCTCGATAATGCGATTGCGAACCGGGCAGTGGAGATTCGGAAGACCAAGCGGGTTCGGTTGCCCGATGCCATTGTGTGGGCGACGGCACAGGTGCACTCGCTGCTGCTTGTTTCACGAAATACGAAAGATTTCCCTGCGGACGAACCAGGCGTGCGCGTCCCATACAAAATCTAG
- a CDS encoding OFA family MFS transporter → MTSSLSAGAAEQAAAVPFLSKERIVAKPGFNRWLVPPAALAIHLCIGMAYGFSVFWLPLSQAIGITHPMSCGPEIGFLQELFVTHCDWKISTLGWMYTLFFVLLGSSAAIWGGWLERAGPRKAGVVSALCWCGGMLLSALGIHLHQFWLMLLGSGVIGGIGLGLGYISPVSTLIKWFPDRRGMATGMAIMGFGGGAMIGSPLATELMAAFAAYEGGGVTQTFVAMAALYFVFMMSGALAYRIPPSGWAPAGWKSAKEQADDTMVTQHHVHVKKVWGIPQFWLVWMVLCMNVSAGIGVIGMASPMLQEVFGGHLIGQAVPFSELGKEQLMSIASVAAGFTALLSLFNIGGRFVWASLSDKLGRKRTYTIFFVLGGLLYASIPSSITAGYLILFVAAVCVIVSLYGGGFSTAPAYLADLFGTQFVGAIHGRLLTAWATAGVLGPVVVNYMRDYQLARGLPREQVYNQSMYILVGMLLVGLVCNLLIKPVHPKYFMSEQELAEEKRVAHPTPPVCELAAEAPAMRAFGSGALVVLAWVAVGLPLMWGIYRTMLSVVAFFHG, encoded by the coding sequence ATGACGTCAAGCCTAAGTGCAGGCGCTGCCGAGCAAGCCGCGGCCGTGCCCTTTCTCTCCAAGGAGCGCATTGTCGCGAAGCCAGGCTTCAACCGCTGGCTGGTGCCCCCGGCCGCCTTGGCGATTCACTTGTGCATAGGCATGGCTTATGGCTTCTCGGTCTTCTGGCTACCGTTGTCGCAGGCCATCGGCATCACCCACCCTATGTCCTGCGGTCCCGAGATTGGCTTTTTGCAAGAGTTGTTCGTGACTCACTGCGACTGGAAGATTTCCACGCTGGGATGGATGTACACATTGTTCTTTGTGCTGCTTGGCAGTTCTGCCGCCATCTGGGGAGGCTGGCTTGAACGAGCAGGTCCGCGCAAGGCTGGCGTGGTCAGTGCGCTATGCTGGTGCGGCGGTATGCTGCTTTCCGCACTTGGCATCCACTTACACCAGTTCTGGCTGATGCTGCTGGGCTCCGGCGTGATTGGCGGTATTGGTCTGGGTCTCGGGTACATCTCGCCAGTCAGTACACTAATCAAATGGTTCCCTGATCGACGGGGCATGGCCACCGGCATGGCTATCATGGGATTTGGTGGCGGTGCGATGATTGGCTCGCCGCTAGCCACGGAACTTATGGCGGCCTTTGCTGCATACGAAGGGGGCGGCGTGACGCAAACTTTTGTCGCTATGGCTGCACTGTACTTCGTTTTTATGATGAGTGGCGCACTGGCCTATCGCATACCGCCGTCTGGGTGGGCACCTGCTGGCTGGAAGTCTGCTAAGGAGCAGGCAGACGATACCATGGTGACTCAGCACCATGTCCATGTGAAGAAAGTGTGGGGTATCCCGCAGTTCTGGCTCGTTTGGATGGTGCTCTGCATGAATGTCTCGGCCGGAATCGGCGTTATCGGCATGGCCAGTCCGATGTTGCAAGAAGTATTCGGCGGACACCTGATTGGCCAAGCTGTACCATTCTCCGAACTTGGCAAAGAACAATTGATGTCAATCGCCTCTGTGGCAGCCGGTTTTACCGCGCTGCTGAGTTTGTTCAATATCGGCGGCCGATTTGTCTGGGCCAGTCTTTCCGATAAGCTCGGGCGCAAACGGACCTACACCATTTTCTTCGTGCTGGGCGGGCTTCTATACGCCAGCATTCCGTCGAGTATTACCGCCGGATATTTAATACTCTTTGTTGCTGCTGTCTGTGTCATCGTCAGTCTGTACGGCGGAGGGTTTTCCACGGCTCCTGCTTATTTGGCCGACTTGTTTGGCACTCAGTTTGTCGGGGCCATTCATGGCCGGCTGCTCACAGCTTGGGCAACCGCCGGCGTCCTTGGGCCGGTCGTAGTGAACTATATGCGTGACTACCAGCTGGCTCGCGGCCTGCCGCGTGAGCAAGTTTACAACCAGTCAATGTATATCTTAGTTGGCATGCTGTTAGTGGGCCTAGTGTGCAATCTTCTGATAAAGCCAGTGCACCCGAAATATTTCATGAGCGAGCAGGAACTTGCGGAGGAAAAACGCGTTGCGCACCCTACGCCACCCGTGTGCGAACTTGCTGCTGAAGCGCCCGCTATGCGGGCGTTCGGCAGTGGTGCGCTGGTCGTGCTTGCTTGGGTCGCGGTTGGGTTACCACTCATGTGGGGCATCTATCGCACGATGCTCAGCGTTGTAGCATTCTTCCACGGCTAG
- a CDS encoding STAS domain-containing protein, whose product MDRIPILRLGDYLIVTIQVDMHDRLAMSLQDDLTDRIVKDGAKGVLIDISALDVVDSFIGRMISNTAAMATVLDAQTVVVGMQPSVAITLVELGLTLNGVCTALNIEKGMALLQQRRR is encoded by the coding sequence ATGGACCGGATTCCGATTCTGCGCTTGGGCGATTACCTGATTGTCACTATTCAGGTCGATATGCACGATCGTCTCGCTATGTCGCTGCAGGACGATTTGACCGACCGCATCGTCAAGGACGGTGCTAAAGGTGTGTTAATCGACATCTCTGCCCTTGATGTCGTGGACTCTTTTATTGGCCGGATGATCAGCAATACCGCGGCGATGGCGACCGTGCTCGATGCGCAGACGGTCGTAGTGGGCATGCAGCCGTCAGTCGCGATTACGCTGGTCGAGTTGGGGCTCACACTCAATGGTGTGTGTACGGCGCTGAACATCGAAAAGGGCATGGCGCTGCTCCAGCAGCGTCGGCGTTGA